In Thermobaculum terrenum ATCC BAA-798, one genomic interval encodes:
- a CDS encoding DUF3303 domain-containing protein, with protein MALYFVEHRHSPDTCPARDPRMGAMLLQHLSPANAEQHGVKIQGEAVLDGQHTLVMIVEAQDAEAVKRFMQPFEQAGSVEVTAANHCETVVERGGC; from the coding sequence ATGGCTCTGTACTTTGTAGAGCACAGACACTCGCCAGATACCTGCCCCGCGAGGGACCCGAGGATGGGCGCCATGCTCCTGCAGCACCTCTCTCCTGCCAACGCTGAGCAGCACGGCGTCAAGATCCAGGGCGAGGCCGTGCTGGACGGCCAGCACACCCTGGTGATGATCGTGGAGGCGCAGGACGCCGAGGCCGTCAAGCGATTCATGCAGCCCTTCGAGCAGGCAGGCAGCGTGGAAGTCACAGCCGCCAACCACTGCGAGACCGTCGTCGAGCGTGGCGGCTGCTAG
- the hemQ gene encoding hydrogen peroxide-dependent heme synthase, translating to MTDNTLTTQQMAAPEVEAPETIEGYWVLHDFRRIDWPRWRSLPEAARSRLLEELLGFLGECASVEGVERGGSSRAYRVITQKADLAVIHFRPDPAQLFDLQAGLWRCGIADFLLPAYSYFSVIELSLYRGPSSRPEVMERRLYPRIPDRRYMCFYPMNKRRGERYNWYDLPASERREMMKGHGRVGHKYAEQVTQIITGSQGLDDWEWGVTLFADHPIHFKKLVYEMRFDPASSRYAEFGPFYIGMTASPQDITALLLGS from the coding sequence TTGACGGATAACACTCTGACCACGCAGCAGATGGCGGCGCCCGAGGTGGAGGCTCCCGAGACCATCGAGGGCTATTGGGTGCTCCACGACTTCCGCCGGATCGACTGGCCGCGCTGGCGCTCGCTGCCGGAGGCCGCCAGGTCGCGACTCCTGGAGGAGCTGCTGGGCTTTCTCGGGGAGTGCGCCTCGGTGGAGGGGGTCGAGCGCGGGGGCTCGAGCAGGGCCTACAGGGTGATCACCCAGAAGGCGGACCTCGCGGTCATCCACTTTCGGCCGGATCCCGCGCAGCTGTTCGACCTGCAGGCGGGGCTCTGGAGGTGCGGCATCGCCGACTTCCTGTTGCCTGCCTACTCCTACTTCTCGGTCATCGAGCTCAGCCTGTACAGGGGGCCCTCCTCCCGTCCGGAGGTGATGGAGCGGCGGCTATACCCGCGTATCCCCGACAGGCGCTACATGTGCTTCTACCCCATGAACAAGCGCAGGGGGGAGCGGTACAATTGGTACGATCTACCGGCGTCCGAGAGGCGCGAGATGATGAAGGGGCACGGCAGAGTGGGTCACAAGTACGCTGAGCAGGTGACTCAGATCATTACTGGCTCTCAAGGCCTGGACGATTGGGAGTGGGGGGTGACGCTCTTTGCGGACCACCCCATACACTTCAAGAAGCTGGTGTACGAGATGCGCTTTGACCCCGCCAGCTCCAGGTACGCCGAGTTCGGGCCGTTCTACATCGGGATGACGGCGTCCCCGCAGGACATCACTGCTCTGCTGCTGGGGAGCTAG
- a CDS encoding GNAT family N-acetyltransferase: MSRPGQQLSPCLIPVPEEVRGEKVLLRPYREEDAPALWEAIEESRRDLEPWLPWVRSYDRPDVALEFVIRHKARWLLREDLTMGIFDPSTGRLLGGTGLHRIDWTTRKFEIGYWLRSSAQGKGYVTDAVRALTRTAFDLFDAARVEIRMDARNERSRRVPERLGFTHEATLRRNMRDGDGHLRDTHVYALIREEYERLPWRGSSAGTLPATS; encoded by the coding sequence TTGTCGCGGCCTGGCCAACAGCTCTCGCCGTGCCTGATACCCGTGCCCGAGGAGGTACGCGGAGAGAAGGTGCTGCTGCGCCCCTACCGCGAGGAGGACGCGCCGGCGCTCTGGGAGGCGATAGAGGAGTCCCGCCGGGACCTGGAGCCTTGGCTGCCTTGGGTGAGGAGCTACGATCGCCCGGATGTGGCCCTCGAGTTCGTGATACGGCATAAGGCCCGGTGGCTCCTGCGGGAGGACCTCACCATGGGGATCTTCGACCCCTCCACCGGGCGCCTGCTGGGCGGCACCGGTCTCCACCGCATAGACTGGACCACCCGCAAGTTCGAGATAGGCTACTGGCTGCGATCGAGTGCGCAGGGCAAGGGGTACGTGACCGACGCGGTGCGCGCGCTCACCCGCACCGCCTTCGACCTGTTCGACGCCGCTCGCGTGGAGATCCGGATGGACGCCAGGAACGAGCGCAGCCGGCGCGTGCCCGAGCGGCTCGGGTTCACCCACGAGGCCACTCTCAGGCGCAACATGCGGGACGGCGACGGCCACCTCAGGGACACGCACGTGTACGCGCTCATCCGCGAGGAGTACGAGCGCCTCCCCTGGAGGGGATCCTCCGCTGGTACGCTTCCTGCTACCTCCTGA
- a CDS encoding glycoside hydrolase family 15 protein, whose translation MDSPFEWSAGEGIFRSRGRVRKGESRAFVLACMGEESQHLRLPEPSAMLRATEEFWRRWAGACTYDGPYREQVVRSALALKLLIYEPTGAIVAAPTTSLPEEIGGERNWDYRFAWIRDASLTLYALLMAGYKDEDDAFFGWITRTVQIEHEGMRVLYPITPEGDTTERVLEHLQGYRGSRPVRVGNAASDQLQLDMYGEVLDALYFAVHAGDYDPRGVWDHFVPIVDWVAEHWPEPGNGIWEVRGGRRHFVYSKAMCWVALDRAIKLCEELGLRGDLERWRREREAIRSQVLQRGWSERLGAFKQSYEDERLDASNLLLSSMGFIAGDDPRMVSTIDATLDQLVVDGLCYRYLDAPEGVSGNEGAFVLCTFWLINALALAGRHDEAREMFERMLRRASPLGLYAEEIDPSTGHHLGNYPQAFSHIGVIASAVTLARGRGFSSD comes from the coding sequence TTGGACTCACCGTTCGAGTGGTCCGCGGGGGAGGGGATCTTCCGCAGCCGCGGCAGGGTGCGCAAGGGCGAGTCCCGGGCCTTCGTGTTGGCCTGCATGGGCGAGGAGTCCCAGCACCTGCGGCTGCCGGAGCCGAGCGCCATGCTGCGCGCCACGGAGGAGTTCTGGCGCCGGTGGGCGGGGGCCTGCACCTACGACGGGCCCTACCGGGAGCAGGTGGTGAGGAGCGCCCTGGCCCTCAAGCTGCTGATCTACGAGCCCACCGGTGCCATCGTAGCTGCGCCCACCACGTCCCTGCCCGAGGAGATAGGGGGTGAGCGCAACTGGGACTACAGGTTCGCCTGGATCAGGGACGCCTCCCTCACGCTGTACGCCCTGCTGATGGCCGGCTACAAGGATGAGGACGATGCCTTCTTCGGATGGATCACGAGGACCGTCCAGATAGAGCACGAGGGCATGCGGGTGCTTTACCCCATAACGCCCGAGGGGGACACCACCGAGCGGGTGCTGGAGCACCTCCAGGGCTACCGTGGTTCCCGCCCCGTCCGGGTGGGCAACGCCGCCTCCGACCAGCTGCAGCTGGACATGTACGGCGAGGTGTTGGACGCCCTGTACTTCGCGGTGCACGCGGGGGATTACGACCCGAGGGGCGTGTGGGACCACTTCGTGCCCATAGTCGACTGGGTGGCCGAGCACTGGCCGGAGCCCGGCAACGGCATCTGGGAGGTGCGGGGCGGCAGGAGGCATTTCGTGTACAGCAAGGCGATGTGCTGGGTGGCACTCGACCGCGCGATCAAGCTGTGCGAGGAGCTGGGCCTGCGTGGTGATCTCGAGCGCTGGCGGCGGGAGCGGGAGGCGATCAGGTCGCAGGTGCTCCAGAGGGGCTGGAGCGAGAGGCTGGGGGCGTTCAAGCAGTCCTACGAGGACGAGCGCCTGGACGCCTCCAACCTGCTGCTGTCGAGCATGGGCTTCATAGCCGGCGACGACCCGAGGATGGTCTCCACGATCGACGCTACCCTGGACCAGCTGGTGGTGGATGGCCTCTGCTACAGGTACCTCGACGCCCCTGAGGGCGTGTCGGGCAACGAGGGGGCCTTCGTGCTGTGCACCTTCTGGCTGATCAACGCCCTGGCGCTCGCTGGGCGGCACGATGAGGCTCGGGAGATGTTCGAGCGCATGCTTCGGAGGGCTAGCCCCCTGGGGCTGTACGCCGAGGAGATAGACCCCTCCACCGGGCACCACCTGGGCAACTACCCCCAGGCCTTCTCCCACATCGGGGTGATAGCCTCAGCAGTCACCCTGGCGCGCGGGCGGGGCTTCAGCTCCGACTAG
- a CDS encoding CsbD family protein: MDDRLEGKGKELSGKVKEAAGDLTDNERLQAEGEKEQAEGKIQQAVGDVKDKVADFLDRDKK, from the coding sequence ATGGACGACAGACTCGAGGGCAAGGGCAAGGAGCTATCTGGCAAGGTGAAGGAGGCCGCTGGCGACCTCACGGACAACGAGAGGCTCCAGGCCGAGGGCGAGAAGGAGCAGGCCGAGGGGAAGATTCAGCAGGCCGTGGGTGACGTCAAGGACAAGGTGGCCGACTTTCTGGATAGGGATAAGAAGTAG
- a CDS encoding L-fucose/L-arabinose isomerase family protein, with amino-acid sequence MERREPRRAKVGVFGVGLAAYWPQFPGLRERLEGYQRHVESEISKWADVVSAGLVDTAPAAYEAGRLFSREMVDLLVCYTATYATSSQVLPIVQERRVPVVVLNLQPSAALDYEHTDTGEWLANCSACCVPEISCAFERSGIDFNVVSGMLFDDEEAWREIQEWCEAAMAVANLRGARFGFLGHTYPGMLDMYSDFTMIHAQLGAHVEVLEMDDLKDRVLDATPEEVRRKIEEAREIFELDRSVTSENLEWAAKVAVGLEKLVEDFDLDALAYYYRGTRGDLYERIGAGMILGNSILTANGVPASGEGDLKNAVAMKVMDTLGAGGSYTEFYAMDFKENFILMGHDGPGHISISDRKPILRELPLYHGKAGFGVSVEFNVRTGPITIFGVTQTRHGRLKLLAAEGESIPGPILQIGNTNSRLRFGLPPAKFMNAWCEQGPTHHCALGVGHRLSALRKVGRLLGLEFVSIG; translated from the coding sequence ATGGAGAGACGCGAACCAAGAAGGGCGAAGGTCGGAGTGTTCGGGGTGGGGCTTGCGGCCTACTGGCCGCAGTTCCCCGGGCTCCGCGAGAGGCTGGAGGGCTATCAGCGGCACGTGGAGTCGGAGATCTCCAAGTGGGCGGATGTCGTGTCGGCCGGGCTGGTGGACACGGCCCCGGCGGCTTACGAGGCCGGCAGGCTCTTCTCACGAGAGATGGTCGACCTGCTGGTGTGCTATACCGCCACCTACGCCACCAGCTCGCAGGTGCTGCCGATCGTGCAGGAGCGGCGCGTGCCGGTGGTGGTGCTCAACCTGCAGCCGTCGGCTGCACTGGACTACGAGCACACCGATACCGGTGAGTGGCTAGCCAACTGCTCTGCCTGCTGCGTGCCCGAGATCTCATGCGCCTTCGAGCGCTCCGGGATAGACTTCAACGTGGTTTCCGGCATGCTCTTTGATGACGAGGAGGCCTGGCGGGAGATCCAGGAGTGGTGCGAGGCGGCCATGGCCGTGGCCAATCTCAGAGGGGCGCGCTTCGGATTCCTGGGACATACCTATCCCGGCATGCTGGACATGTACTCCGACTTCACGATGATCCACGCCCAGCTGGGAGCGCACGTCGAGGTGCTCGAGATGGACGACCTCAAGGACCGGGTGTTGGACGCCACGCCTGAGGAGGTCCGGCGCAAGATAGAGGAGGCGCGCGAGATCTTCGAGCTCGACAGGAGCGTGACCAGCGAGAACCTGGAATGGGCCGCCAAGGTGGCGGTGGGGCTGGAGAAGCTGGTGGAGGACTTCGACCTGGATGCCCTGGCCTACTACTACAGGGGCACGAGGGGTGACCTCTACGAGAGGATCGGCGCGGGCATGATCCTGGGCAACTCCATTCTCACGGCCAACGGCGTGCCGGCATCCGGAGAGGGGGACCTCAAGAACGCCGTGGCGATGAAGGTGATGGACACCCTCGGCGCTGGGGGCTCCTACACGGAGTTCTACGCCATGGACTTCAAGGAGAACTTCATCCTGATGGGGCACGACGGCCCAGGGCACATCTCCATCAGCGACCGCAAACCCATCCTGAGGGAGCTACCTCTCTACCATGGGAAAGCAGGCTTCGGTGTGTCGGTGGAGTTCAACGTGCGCACAGGCCCGATAACGATCTTCGGGGTCACCCAGACCCGCCACGGGCGGCTCAAGCTGCTGGCGGCCGAGGGAGAGTCCATCCCGGGCCCCATCCTGCAGATCGGCAACACGAACAGCCGCCTGCGGTTCGGGCTGCCCCCAGCCAAGTTCATGAATGCCTGGTGCGAGCAGGGACCCACTCACCACTGCGCGCTGGGGGTGGGACACAGGTTGAGCGCCCTCAGGAAGGTGGGCAGGTTGCTCGGTCTGGAGTTCGTCTCAATAGGATAG
- a CDS encoding alpha-L-rhamnosidase, whose product MQWQASWIWLEGEPSPRNAWVCFRKSFELDRHASRLEEARLSITADSRYVLYVNGQLVGRGPVRSWPFEQSYDTYDLHHLLRPGRNCLAVLVTHFGVSTFSYVRGRGGLLAQLELSTGDGRTTLGTDGSWKVHRHLGYSRRTTRISPQQGFVEQLDARAWPGEWTDPVYDDSGWEDAKIVGPAGTPPWERLVPRDIPFLTEEVLHPTRVVSLHSVVPPQVAVAVDMRTIMMPDSADHAEQVQYAGFLATILRADGEGTARLLLSKPWLGDGIAASVNGQVYWADRMTRTPTGRELHLELSAGDNLLLVYVCGSDHADPLRLALDSDLGLELVPPLGGESPFVAIGPLGSRVVRNFDFSRPLEYDEAAVQRISSCASAADLHAWSHLLRPVPPELVSPADVFTLCTWPRRRERLSTGKDVEAMVVPSQDPGVAPILRAGDTELVLDFGQEVSGYLFLDVEASEGTVIDLYGFEFMEDDYRQDTVGLDNTLRYTCREGRQRYVSPQRRGLRYLMLTVRHARAPLRVHGVGVVQSTYPVSQAGTFRCSDPLLNDIWEISRLTTKLCMEDTFVDCPAYEQTFWVGDSRNEALIAYYLFGAEGLVRRCLRLVPGSRRYTPLYMDQVPSGWVSVIPNWTFLWVMACREYYERTGDLAFVQGIWPDIQYTLDHYLQHINGDGLLEISAWNLLDWAPIDQPNSGVVTHQNCFLVRALMDADELGRSAGDETARRYAERARELAAAINAHLWCPQHRAYIDSIHADGRRSDTLSMQTQVVALLTGVAEGDRAEVVRSYIASPPAGWVQIGSPFMSFFLYEAMVRQGMYAQMLEDVRHKYGIMLEHGATTCWETFPGALGARYTRSHCHAWSAAPGYFLGAYVLGVRPGGPGWRRVIVAPQPCDLAWARGSVPLPRGDRVDVSWRRSGQKLLLRVERPREVELEVVPPEGYELEVEERVRDIAPQ is encoded by the coding sequence TCGCAAGAGCTTCGAGCTCGACCGACATGCCTCGCGGCTTGAGGAGGCCAGGCTCTCCATAACCGCGGACTCGAGGTACGTCCTGTACGTCAACGGCCAACTGGTCGGCCGGGGACCGGTGAGGTCCTGGCCTTTCGAGCAGTCCTACGACACCTACGACCTGCACCATCTGCTGCGCCCCGGCCGCAATTGCCTGGCGGTACTGGTGACGCACTTCGGCGTCTCGACCTTCTCGTACGTCCGGGGCAGAGGGGGGCTGCTGGCGCAGCTCGAGCTCTCCACCGGCGACGGTCGCACGACCCTGGGAACGGACGGCTCCTGGAAGGTGCACAGGCACCTGGGGTACAGCCGACGTACCACGCGCATATCCCCGCAGCAGGGGTTCGTCGAGCAACTCGACGCTCGTGCCTGGCCCGGCGAGTGGACGGATCCGGTGTACGACGACTCCGGTTGGGAGGACGCCAAGATCGTGGGGCCCGCGGGCACTCCGCCCTGGGAGCGGCTCGTGCCCAGGGATATCCCGTTCCTGACGGAGGAGGTGCTGCACCCCACGAGGGTCGTCTCCCTGCACTCGGTAGTCCCGCCGCAGGTGGCCGTGGCCGTGGACATGCGCACCATCATGATGCCCGATAGCGCCGACCACGCCGAGCAGGTGCAGTACGCGGGCTTCTTGGCCACGATCCTGAGGGCCGATGGCGAGGGCACCGCCAGGCTCCTGCTCTCCAAGCCATGGTTGGGCGACGGCATCGCCGCCAGCGTCAACGGGCAGGTGTACTGGGCGGACCGGATGACGCGCACCCCCACGGGCCGAGAGCTCCACCTCGAGCTCTCGGCGGGGGACAACCTCCTGCTGGTGTACGTGTGCGGCAGCGACCATGCCGATCCCCTGCGACTGGCGCTGGACTCCGACCTGGGGCTAGAGCTTGTGCCCCCGCTGGGTGGGGAGTCGCCGTTCGTCGCGATCGGTCCGCTGGGCTCACGGGTGGTGCGCAACTTCGACTTCAGCCGGCCCCTGGAGTACGACGAGGCCGCCGTCCAACGGATAAGCAGCTGCGCCTCGGCGGCAGACCTGCACGCTTGGTCGCACCTCCTGCGTCCCGTGCCACCCGAGCTGGTCAGTCCGGCAGACGTCTTCACGCTGTGCACCTGGCCAAGGCGGAGGGAGAGACTGAGCACGGGGAAGGACGTGGAGGCCATGGTGGTCCCCAGCCAGGACCCGGGCGTGGCGCCCATCCTGCGGGCGGGGGATACCGAGCTAGTGCTCGACTTTGGGCAGGAGGTATCCGGCTACCTGTTCCTGGACGTGGAGGCTTCGGAGGGCACCGTGATCGACCTCTATGGCTTCGAGTTCATGGAGGACGACTACCGGCAGGACACGGTAGGGCTGGACAACACCCTGCGCTACACCTGCAGGGAGGGCAGGCAGCGCTACGTCTCACCCCAGAGGCGCGGCCTACGCTACCTGATGCTGACCGTCAGGCACGCCAGGGCTCCCCTGCGCGTGCACGGCGTGGGCGTGGTGCAGAGCACCTATCCGGTCTCCCAGGCAGGCACCTTCCGGTGCTCGGACCCGCTGCTGAACGACATCTGGGAGATCAGCAGGCTCACGACCAAGCTGTGCATGGAGGACACGTTCGTGGACTGCCCGGCCTACGAGCAGACCTTCTGGGTGGGCGACAGCCGCAACGAGGCGCTCATAGCCTACTACCTCTTCGGTGCCGAGGGGCTGGTGAGGAGGTGCCTCCGGCTGGTGCCAGGCTCGAGGCGGTACACCCCCCTCTACATGGACCAGGTGCCCAGCGGCTGGGTGAGCGTCATACCCAACTGGACCTTCCTGTGGGTGATGGCCTGCAGGGAGTACTACGAGAGGACGGGCGATCTGGCTTTCGTCCAAGGCATCTGGCCAGATATCCAATACACCCTAGACCATTACCTGCAGCACATCAACGGCGACGGGCTGCTGGAGATATCCGCCTGGAACCTGCTGGACTGGGCGCCCATAGACCAGCCCAACAGCGGCGTGGTCACCCACCAGAACTGCTTCCTCGTGCGCGCCCTCATGGACGCCGACGAGCTGGGGCGGAGCGCCGGGGACGAGACCGCGAGGAGGTACGCGGAGAGGGCCCGGGAGCTCGCGGCCGCGATCAACGCCCACCTGTGGTGCCCCCAGCATAGGGCCTACATAGACAGCATCCACGCCGACGGCCGTAGGTCCGACACCCTCAGCATGCAGACGCAGGTGGTGGCGCTGCTGACCGGCGTCGCCGAGGGGGACAGGGCGGAAGTCGTTCGGAGCTACATCGCATCCCCTCCAGCCGGCTGGGTGCAGATAGGCAGCCCGTTCATGTCCTTCTTCCTCTACGAGGCCATGGTGCGTCAAGGGATGTACGCCCAGATGCTCGAGGATGTCAGGCACAAGTACGGCATAATGCTGGAGCACGGGGCGACCACGTGCTGGGAGACGTTCCCCGGAGCCCTGGGCGCAAGGTACACCCGCAGCCACTGCCATGCGTGGTCCGCGGCTCCGGGCTACTTTCTGGGAGCGTACGTGCTGGGGGTCAGGCCCGGAGGGCCGGGGTGGCGCAGGGTGATCGTGGCCCCGCAGCCGTGCGACCTAGCGTGGGCCCGGGGCAGCGTCCCACTACCCCGAGGGGACAGGGTGGACGTCTCCTGGAGGAGGTCGGGGCAGAAGCTGCTGCTCCGCGTGGAGAGGCCTCGGGAGGTGGAGCTGGAGGTCGTGCCTCCGGAGGGTTACGAGCTGGAGGTCGAAGAACGGGTGAGAGATATAGCACCGCAGTAG